Proteins co-encoded in one Salvia splendens isolate huo1 chromosome 4, SspV2, whole genome shotgun sequence genomic window:
- the LOC121798385 gene encoding myosin-1-like isoform X2: protein MLLDTISENAENLRDSSDGAANGRGHVGSDIDESPYGSLNVPAKDGASLADDGDDNKDTSTYVRPIKQSYTDSKWSDTTPYASKKKIQSWVQLPDGNWELGTVLQTTGNDSVITLPEGKVLKVSSETLIPANRDILDGVDDLMQLSYLNEPSVLYNLQYRYDRDLIYTKAGPVLVAVNPFKKVLLYGNDYIEAYKHKSLDNPHVYAITDTAIREMIRDEVNQSIIISGESGAGKTETAKIAMQYLAALGGGSGIEYEILKTNPILEAFGNAKTLRNNNSSRFGKLIEIHFSETGKISGAKIQTFLLEKSRVVQCSEGERSYHIFYQLCAGASSSLKDKLNLKNADEFKYLRQSNCFKISGVDDAEQFRIVLDALDIIHVRKEDQDSVFAMLAAVLWLGNVSFTSVDSENHVEPVIDEGLTTVATLIGCKVEELKLALSTRKMRVGRRNDTIIQRLTLGQAMDTRDALAKSIYSYLFDWLVEQINKSLAVGKRRTGRSISILDIYGFESFERNSFEQFCINYANERLQQHFNRHLFKLEQEEYIQDGIDWAKVDFEDNQDCLNLFEKKPLGLQSLLDEESTFPNGTDLSFANKLKQHLSSNPCFQGEREKVFRVCHYAGEVTYDTTGFLEKNRDLLHLDSTELLSSCTCPLPQAFASSMRNQSEKPVVGALHKSGGADSQKLSVTTKFKSQLFHLMQRLESTTPHFIRCIKPNNFQSPGGYNQGLILQQLRCCGVLEVVRISRSGFPTRMSHQKFARRYGFLLLEHVASQDPLSVSVAILHQFNILLEMYQVGYTKLFFRTGQIGVLEDTRNRTLHGILHVQSCFRGHQARCQLREFRRRIATLQSFIRGERVRKEYAGILRKHRAAISIQKHTRARISRKKFNRVREATTSMQSVIRGWLVRRCSGDIGLVQLGGRKYNEPEEVLVKSSFLAELQRRVLRAEAALREKEEENDILHQRLQQYDNRWSEYELKMKSMEEVWQKQMRSLRSSLSIAKKSLTFDDSKRSSDASVNETEERESSQDTGNNPRIHENGGRSTSSGLSVIGRLAEEFEQRSQVFGDDAKFLVEVKSGQSEASLDPDHELWRLKQMFEAWKKDYGSRLRETKVILNKLGGEEGSAEKARRKWWGRRNSMKMT from the exons ATGCTGCTTGATACTATATCGGAAAATGCTGAAAATTTGAGAGATAGCTCAGATGGGGCAGCTAATGGTAGGGGTCATGTTGGATCAGATATTGATGAATCACCCTATGGTAGTTTGAATGTGCCTGCCAAAGATGGGGCTTCTTTGGCTGATGATGGTGATGATAATAAGGATACAAGTACTTATGTGCGGCCGATTAAGCAATCATATACTGATTCAAAGTGGAGTGACACCACCCCATACGCATCGAAAAAG AAAATTCAGTCGTGGGTTCAGCTTCCTGATGGTAACTGGGAGCTGGGGACAGTTCTTCAGACTACTGGTAATGATTCAGTGATAACATTGCCTGAGGGAAAA GTACTGAAAGTGAGTTCAGAAACTCTGATACCAGCAAATCGTGATATTCTTGATGGTGTAGATGATCTCATGCAATTAAGTTACCTGAATGAACCGTCAGTATTGTACAATCTCCAGTATAGATATGATCGTGATTTGATTTAT ACTAAAGCTGGCCCAGTGCTGGTGGCAGTTAATCCCTTCAAAAAAGTCTTGTTATATGGAAATGATTATATTGAAGCTTACAAGCACAAATCTTTGGACAACCCTCATGTATATGCCATCACTGATACCGCTATACGTGAAATGATCCGAG ATGAAGTCAACCAATCTATCATAATAAG TGGGGAAAGTGGAGCCGGAAAAACCGAGACTGCAAAGATAGCCATGCAATATTTGGCTGCTCTGGGAGGTGGTAGTGGCATCGAGTATGAGATACTAAAGACGAATCCAATTCTGGAAGCTTTTGGTAATGCCAAGACATTAAGGAATAACAACTCAAGTCGATTT GGAAAGCTGATCGAAATCCACTTCAGTGAAACTGGAAAAATATCGGGTGCCAAAATTCAAACCT TTTTGCTAGAAAAG TCAAGAGTTGTTCAATGTTCGGAGGGAGAAAGGTCATATCATATATTTTATCAACTTTGTGCTGGGGCTTCATCTAGCCTAAAAG ACAAATTGAACTTAAAGAATGCTGATGAGTTCAAGTATTTGAGGCAAAGTAATTGCTTTAAGATCTCCGGGGTTGATGATGCCGAACAATTTCGTATAGTACTG GACGCTCTGGACATTATTCATGTAAGGAAGGAAGATCAGGATAGCGTATTTGCAATGCTGGCTGCAGTACTATGGCTTGGAAATGTCTCATTTACTTCAGTTGATAGTGAAAATCATGTTGAACCAGTGATTGATGAAG GTCTAACCACTGTTGCCACATTGATTGGGTGCAAAGTGGAGGAACTGAAGCTGGCATTATCAACTCGAAAAATGAGAGTAGGGAGAAGAAATGATACAATCATTCAGAGACTCACTCTAGGACAG GCCATGGATACAAGAGATGCATTGGCAAAATCGATCTATTCATATTTGTTTGACTGGCTAGTGGAACAGATAAATAAATCACTAGCAGTTGGCAAGAGGCGTACAGGAAGATCTATCAGTATCCTTGATATTTATGGATTTGAATCATTTGAG cGAAATAGTTTTGAGCAGTTCTGCATTAACTATGCCAATGAGAGATTACAACAACACTTCAATCGCCACTTGTTTAAACTGGAGCAAGAG GAATACATTCAAGATGGCATTGACTGGGCAAAAGTTGATTTTGAAGACAATCAGGATTGCCTTAATCTGTTTGAGAAG AAACCATTAGGGTTACAGTCGCTGCTTGATGAGGAATCAACCTTTCCAAATGGTACAGATTTGAGCTTTGCAAATAAGCTCAAGCAACATCTAAGTTCAAATCCTTGTTTTCAAGGAGAAAGGGAGAAAGTTTTTCGAGTTTGCCATTATGCTGGAGAG GTTACATATGACACCACTGGTTTTCTTGAGAAGAACAGGGATTTACTCCATTTGGATTCAACCGAACTTCTTTCTTCTTGCACGTGCCCCCTTCCTCAGGCTTTTGCATCCAGCATGCGCAATCAATCTGAGAAGCCTGTAGTAGGGGCACTACATAAATCTGGTGGAGCGGATTCACAAAAATTAAGTGTTACGACAAAATTCAAG AGCCAACTGTTCCATTTAATGCAACGTCTTGAAAGCACGACTCCACACTTCATACGCTGTATAAAGCCCAACAACTTCCAATCTCCTGGTGGCTATAATCAAGGACTCATACTGCAACAGTTGCGGTGTTGTGGAGTCTTAGAAGTTGTCAGGATATCAAGATCTGGTTTTCCCACCAGAATGTCACATCAAAAGTTTGCCAGAAG GTATGGTTTTCTTCTATTAGAGCATGTAGCGTCTCAGGATCCGCTCAGTGTTTCAGTAGCTATTCTTCATCAGTTCAACATTCTCCTCGAGATGTACCAAGTTGGATACACGAAATTGTTTTTCCGAACCGGGCAG ATTGGGGTACTTGAAGATACCAGAAATCGCACTCTCCATGGGATATTGCATGTCCAGAGTTGCTTTAGAGGCCATCAGGCTCGTTGCCAGCTGAGGGAGTTTAGGAGAAGGATTGCCACGTTACAGTCAT TTATCCGCGGTGAAAGAGTTAGAAAGGAGTATGCAGGCATACTACGTAAGCATAGAGCAGCTATATCTATTCAAAAGCATACCAGAGCTAGGATTTCTAGGAAAAAGTTCAACAGAGTTAGGGAGGCAACTACCTCAATGCAATCAG TTATTCGCGGTTGGTTGGTCAGAAGATGCTCAGGAGACATAGGATTGGTGCAATTAGGAGGAAGAAAG TATAATGAGCCAGAAGAAGTGCTGGTAAAATCATCGTTCCTTGCCGAACTGCAACGCCGTGTTCTCCGGGCTGAGGCCGCCCTGCGAGAGAAAGAAGAGGAGAACGACATCCTTCACCAACGGCTTCAGCAGTACGATAATCGCTGGTCTGAATATGAGCTAAAAATGAAGTCTATGGAGGAGGTGTGGCAGAAGCAGATGAGATCGCTGCGGTCAAGCCTTTCCATTGCAAAGAAGAGCCTCACCTTCGATGATTCCAAGAGAAGTTCTGACGCCTCAGTAAATGAAACGGAAGAAAGAGAGTCTAGCCAGGACACGGGCAACAATCCGAGGATCCATGAAAACGGGGGAAGATCAACGAGCTCTGGGCTAAGTGTCATTGGCCGGCTGGCTGAAGAGTTCGAGCAGAGGAGTCAGGTATTTGGTGACGATGCCAAGTTCTTGGTGGAGGTGAAGTCGGGTCAGAGCGAGGCGAGCTTGGACCCGGATCATGAGCTCTGGAGGCTGAAGCAGATGTTCGAAGCGTGGAAGAAGGACTACGGGTCGAGATTGAGGGAGACGAAGGTGATACTGAACAAGCTCGGGGGCGAGGAGGGTTCGGCTGAGAAGGCGAGAAGGAAATGGTGGGGGAGGAGAAACAGCATGAAGATGACCTGA
- the LOC121798385 gene encoding myosin-1-like isoform X1, producing the protein MSAVNDKHSYQSIKSLPVDFRYAGDQGVDRTMLLDTISENAENLRDSSDGAANGRGHVGSDIDESPYGSLNVPAKDGASLADDGDDNKDTSTYVRPIKQSYTDSKWSDTTPYASKKKIQSWVQLPDGNWELGTVLQTTGNDSVITLPEGKVLKVSSETLIPANRDILDGVDDLMQLSYLNEPSVLYNLQYRYDRDLIYTKAGPVLVAVNPFKKVLLYGNDYIEAYKHKSLDNPHVYAITDTAIREMIRDEVNQSIIISGESGAGKTETAKIAMQYLAALGGGSGIEYEILKTNPILEAFGNAKTLRNNNSSRFGKLIEIHFSETGKISGAKIQTFLLEKSRVVQCSEGERSYHIFYQLCAGASSSLKDKLNLKNADEFKYLRQSNCFKISGVDDAEQFRIVLDALDIIHVRKEDQDSVFAMLAAVLWLGNVSFTSVDSENHVEPVIDEGLTTVATLIGCKVEELKLALSTRKMRVGRRNDTIIQRLTLGQAMDTRDALAKSIYSYLFDWLVEQINKSLAVGKRRTGRSISILDIYGFESFERNSFEQFCINYANERLQQHFNRHLFKLEQEEYIQDGIDWAKVDFEDNQDCLNLFEKKPLGLQSLLDEESTFPNGTDLSFANKLKQHLSSNPCFQGEREKVFRVCHYAGEVTYDTTGFLEKNRDLLHLDSTELLSSCTCPLPQAFASSMRNQSEKPVVGALHKSGGADSQKLSVTTKFKSQLFHLMQRLESTTPHFIRCIKPNNFQSPGGYNQGLILQQLRCCGVLEVVRISRSGFPTRMSHQKFARRYGFLLLEHVASQDPLSVSVAILHQFNILLEMYQVGYTKLFFRTGQIGVLEDTRNRTLHGILHVQSCFRGHQARCQLREFRRRIATLQSFIRGERVRKEYAGILRKHRAAISIQKHTRARISRKKFNRVREATTSMQSVIRGWLVRRCSGDIGLVQLGGRKYNEPEEVLVKSSFLAELQRRVLRAEAALREKEEENDILHQRLQQYDNRWSEYELKMKSMEEVWQKQMRSLRSSLSIAKKSLTFDDSKRSSDASVNETEERESSQDTGNNPRIHENGGRSTSSGLSVIGRLAEEFEQRSQVFGDDAKFLVEVKSGQSEASLDPDHELWRLKQMFEAWKKDYGSRLRETKVILNKLGGEEGSAEKARRKWWGRRNSMKMT; encoded by the exons ATGTCTGCAGTTAATGATAAGCATTCCTATCAGTCGATCAAGTCGTTGCCTGTTGATTTTAGGTATGCTGGTGATCAAGGTGTAGATAGGACAATGCTGCTTGATACTATATCGGAAAATGCTGAAAATTTGAGAGATAGCTCAGATGGGGCAGCTAATGGTAGGGGTCATGTTGGATCAGATATTGATGAATCACCCTATGGTAGTTTGAATGTGCCTGCCAAAGATGGGGCTTCTTTGGCTGATGATGGTGATGATAATAAGGATACAAGTACTTATGTGCGGCCGATTAAGCAATCATATACTGATTCAAAGTGGAGTGACACCACCCCATACGCATCGAAAAAG AAAATTCAGTCGTGGGTTCAGCTTCCTGATGGTAACTGGGAGCTGGGGACAGTTCTTCAGACTACTGGTAATGATTCAGTGATAACATTGCCTGAGGGAAAA GTACTGAAAGTGAGTTCAGAAACTCTGATACCAGCAAATCGTGATATTCTTGATGGTGTAGATGATCTCATGCAATTAAGTTACCTGAATGAACCGTCAGTATTGTACAATCTCCAGTATAGATATGATCGTGATTTGATTTAT ACTAAAGCTGGCCCAGTGCTGGTGGCAGTTAATCCCTTCAAAAAAGTCTTGTTATATGGAAATGATTATATTGAAGCTTACAAGCACAAATCTTTGGACAACCCTCATGTATATGCCATCACTGATACCGCTATACGTGAAATGATCCGAG ATGAAGTCAACCAATCTATCATAATAAG TGGGGAAAGTGGAGCCGGAAAAACCGAGACTGCAAAGATAGCCATGCAATATTTGGCTGCTCTGGGAGGTGGTAGTGGCATCGAGTATGAGATACTAAAGACGAATCCAATTCTGGAAGCTTTTGGTAATGCCAAGACATTAAGGAATAACAACTCAAGTCGATTT GGAAAGCTGATCGAAATCCACTTCAGTGAAACTGGAAAAATATCGGGTGCCAAAATTCAAACCT TTTTGCTAGAAAAG TCAAGAGTTGTTCAATGTTCGGAGGGAGAAAGGTCATATCATATATTTTATCAACTTTGTGCTGGGGCTTCATCTAGCCTAAAAG ACAAATTGAACTTAAAGAATGCTGATGAGTTCAAGTATTTGAGGCAAAGTAATTGCTTTAAGATCTCCGGGGTTGATGATGCCGAACAATTTCGTATAGTACTG GACGCTCTGGACATTATTCATGTAAGGAAGGAAGATCAGGATAGCGTATTTGCAATGCTGGCTGCAGTACTATGGCTTGGAAATGTCTCATTTACTTCAGTTGATAGTGAAAATCATGTTGAACCAGTGATTGATGAAG GTCTAACCACTGTTGCCACATTGATTGGGTGCAAAGTGGAGGAACTGAAGCTGGCATTATCAACTCGAAAAATGAGAGTAGGGAGAAGAAATGATACAATCATTCAGAGACTCACTCTAGGACAG GCCATGGATACAAGAGATGCATTGGCAAAATCGATCTATTCATATTTGTTTGACTGGCTAGTGGAACAGATAAATAAATCACTAGCAGTTGGCAAGAGGCGTACAGGAAGATCTATCAGTATCCTTGATATTTATGGATTTGAATCATTTGAG cGAAATAGTTTTGAGCAGTTCTGCATTAACTATGCCAATGAGAGATTACAACAACACTTCAATCGCCACTTGTTTAAACTGGAGCAAGAG GAATACATTCAAGATGGCATTGACTGGGCAAAAGTTGATTTTGAAGACAATCAGGATTGCCTTAATCTGTTTGAGAAG AAACCATTAGGGTTACAGTCGCTGCTTGATGAGGAATCAACCTTTCCAAATGGTACAGATTTGAGCTTTGCAAATAAGCTCAAGCAACATCTAAGTTCAAATCCTTGTTTTCAAGGAGAAAGGGAGAAAGTTTTTCGAGTTTGCCATTATGCTGGAGAG GTTACATATGACACCACTGGTTTTCTTGAGAAGAACAGGGATTTACTCCATTTGGATTCAACCGAACTTCTTTCTTCTTGCACGTGCCCCCTTCCTCAGGCTTTTGCATCCAGCATGCGCAATCAATCTGAGAAGCCTGTAGTAGGGGCACTACATAAATCTGGTGGAGCGGATTCACAAAAATTAAGTGTTACGACAAAATTCAAG AGCCAACTGTTCCATTTAATGCAACGTCTTGAAAGCACGACTCCACACTTCATACGCTGTATAAAGCCCAACAACTTCCAATCTCCTGGTGGCTATAATCAAGGACTCATACTGCAACAGTTGCGGTGTTGTGGAGTCTTAGAAGTTGTCAGGATATCAAGATCTGGTTTTCCCACCAGAATGTCACATCAAAAGTTTGCCAGAAG GTATGGTTTTCTTCTATTAGAGCATGTAGCGTCTCAGGATCCGCTCAGTGTTTCAGTAGCTATTCTTCATCAGTTCAACATTCTCCTCGAGATGTACCAAGTTGGATACACGAAATTGTTTTTCCGAACCGGGCAG ATTGGGGTACTTGAAGATACCAGAAATCGCACTCTCCATGGGATATTGCATGTCCAGAGTTGCTTTAGAGGCCATCAGGCTCGTTGCCAGCTGAGGGAGTTTAGGAGAAGGATTGCCACGTTACAGTCAT TTATCCGCGGTGAAAGAGTTAGAAAGGAGTATGCAGGCATACTACGTAAGCATAGAGCAGCTATATCTATTCAAAAGCATACCAGAGCTAGGATTTCTAGGAAAAAGTTCAACAGAGTTAGGGAGGCAACTACCTCAATGCAATCAG TTATTCGCGGTTGGTTGGTCAGAAGATGCTCAGGAGACATAGGATTGGTGCAATTAGGAGGAAGAAAG TATAATGAGCCAGAAGAAGTGCTGGTAAAATCATCGTTCCTTGCCGAACTGCAACGCCGTGTTCTCCGGGCTGAGGCCGCCCTGCGAGAGAAAGAAGAGGAGAACGACATCCTTCACCAACGGCTTCAGCAGTACGATAATCGCTGGTCTGAATATGAGCTAAAAATGAAGTCTATGGAGGAGGTGTGGCAGAAGCAGATGAGATCGCTGCGGTCAAGCCTTTCCATTGCAAAGAAGAGCCTCACCTTCGATGATTCCAAGAGAAGTTCTGACGCCTCAGTAAATGAAACGGAAGAAAGAGAGTCTAGCCAGGACACGGGCAACAATCCGAGGATCCATGAAAACGGGGGAAGATCAACGAGCTCTGGGCTAAGTGTCATTGGCCGGCTGGCTGAAGAGTTCGAGCAGAGGAGTCAGGTATTTGGTGACGATGCCAAGTTCTTGGTGGAGGTGAAGTCGGGTCAGAGCGAGGCGAGCTTGGACCCGGATCATGAGCTCTGGAGGCTGAAGCAGATGTTCGAAGCGTGGAAGAAGGACTACGGGTCGAGATTGAGGGAGACGAAGGTGATACTGAACAAGCTCGGGGGCGAGGAGGGTTCGGCTGAGAAGGCGAGAAGGAAATGGTGGGGGAGGAGAAACAGCATGAAGATGACCTGA
- the LOC121797736 gene encoding putative GEM-like protein 8 → MLVSGKGETNILKHLRAMEVKHKRARFGKTSMLKEHAFGAPISSSKYAFAYKDSLKELLPDPAAQYQLLPSPANHYSKIRTDRGNSVIAKMIKLSKAMDVIAQGIREHVRLGPKLSETVKGKLSLGARILQVGGVEKVFKQKFNVTDEEKLLRASQCYLSTTAGPIAGLLFVSTERVAFCSERSIRISSSNGKLLRAHYKVMIPLRKLKRAHESENTKKPAEKYVHLVTGDNFDFWFMGFLNHQRTLKYLQQVILQAKMRVETQ, encoded by the exons ATGCTCGTATCGGGCAAGGGAGAGACGAACATTCTAAAGCATTTGCGAGCAATGGAAGTGAAACATAAGAGAGCGAGGTTTGGGAAGACGAGCATGCTAAAGGAACATGCTTTTGGGGCTCCGATCAgctcatcaaagtacgcattcGCGTATAAGGACAGTTTGAAAGAACTTTTACCTGATCCTGCTGCACAGTACCAACTGCTGCCTTCTCCAGCCAATCATTATTCCAAGATACGAACTG ATAGAGGAAATTCAGTGATTGCTAAGATGATCAAGCTCAGCAAAGCCATGGATGTCATTGCTCAAGGAATCAGAGAGCATG TGAGACTAGGGCCGAAATTGAGTGAAACGGTTAAAGGAAAATTGAGTTTAGGCGCGAGGATCCTGCAGGTGGGAGGAGTCGAGAAAGTATTCAAGCAGAAATTCAACGTAACGGATGAGGAGAAGCTGTTGAGGGCTTCTCAATGCTATCTATCAACGACAGCCGGGCCAATAGCAGGACTCCTCTTTGTTTCAACTGAGAGAGTCGCCTTCTGCAGTGAGAGATCCATCAGAATCTCATCCTCAAACGGGAAGCTGCTAAGAGCACATTACAAG GTGATGATCCCCCTGAGGAAGCTAAAGAGAGCGCACGAAAGTGAGAACACGAAGAAACCAGCAGAGAAGTATGTGCATCTGGTGACAGGGGACAATTTTGATTTCTGGTTCATGGGATTTCTCAACCATCAAAGAACATTAAAGTATCTCCAACAAGTAATCCTCCAAGCAAAGATGAGAGTTGAGACACAATGA
- the LOC121798385 gene encoding myosin-1-like isoform X3 codes for MMVMIIRIQVLMCGRLSNHILIQSGVTPPHTHRKRKFSRGFSFLMVTGSWGQFFRLLVLKVSSETLIPANRDILDGVDDLMQLSYLNEPSVLYNLQYRYDRDLIYTKAGPVLVAVNPFKKVLLYGNDYIEAYKHKSLDNPHVYAITDTAIREMIRDEVNQSIIISGESGAGKTETAKIAMQYLAALGGGSGIEYEILKTNPILEAFGNAKTLRNNNSSRFGKLIEIHFSETGKISGAKIQTFLLEKSRVVQCSEGERSYHIFYQLCAGASSSLKDKLNLKNADEFKYLRQSNCFKISGVDDAEQFRIVLDALDIIHVRKEDQDSVFAMLAAVLWLGNVSFTSVDSENHVEPVIDEGLTTVATLIGCKVEELKLALSTRKMRVGRRNDTIIQRLTLGQAMDTRDALAKSIYSYLFDWLVEQINKSLAVGKRRTGRSISILDIYGFESFERNSFEQFCINYANERLQQHFNRHLFKLEQEEYIQDGIDWAKVDFEDNQDCLNLFEKKPLGLQSLLDEESTFPNGTDLSFANKLKQHLSSNPCFQGEREKVFRVCHYAGEVTYDTTGFLEKNRDLLHLDSTELLSSCTCPLPQAFASSMRNQSEKPVVGALHKSGGADSQKLSVTTKFKSQLFHLMQRLESTTPHFIRCIKPNNFQSPGGYNQGLILQQLRCCGVLEVVRISRSGFPTRMSHQKFARRYGFLLLEHVASQDPLSVSVAILHQFNILLEMYQVGYTKLFFRTGQIGVLEDTRNRTLHGILHVQSCFRGHQARCQLREFRRRIATLQSFIRGERVRKEYAGILRKHRAAISIQKHTRARISRKKFNRVREATTSMQSVIRGWLVRRCSGDIGLVQLGGRKYNEPEEVLVKSSFLAELQRRVLRAEAALREKEEENDILHQRLQQYDNRWSEYELKMKSMEEVWQKQMRSLRSSLSIAKKSLTFDDSKRSSDASVNETEERESSQDTGNNPRIHENGGRSTSSGLSVIGRLAEEFEQRSQVFGDDAKFLVEVKSGQSEASLDPDHELWRLKQMFEAWKKDYGSRLRETKVILNKLGGEEGSAEKARRKWWGRRNSMKMT; via the exons ATGATGGTGATGATAATAAGGATACAAGTACTTATGTGCGGCCGATTAAGCAATCATATACTGATTCAAAGTGGAGTGACACCACCCCATACGCATCGAAAAAG AAAATTCAGTCGTGGGTTCAGCTTCCTGATGGTAACTGGGAGCTGGGGACAGTTCTTCAGACTACTG GTACTGAAAGTGAGTTCAGAAACTCTGATACCAGCAAATCGTGATATTCTTGATGGTGTAGATGATCTCATGCAATTAAGTTACCTGAATGAACCGTCAGTATTGTACAATCTCCAGTATAGATATGATCGTGATTTGATTTAT ACTAAAGCTGGCCCAGTGCTGGTGGCAGTTAATCCCTTCAAAAAAGTCTTGTTATATGGAAATGATTATATTGAAGCTTACAAGCACAAATCTTTGGACAACCCTCATGTATATGCCATCACTGATACCGCTATACGTGAAATGATCCGAG ATGAAGTCAACCAATCTATCATAATAAG TGGGGAAAGTGGAGCCGGAAAAACCGAGACTGCAAAGATAGCCATGCAATATTTGGCTGCTCTGGGAGGTGGTAGTGGCATCGAGTATGAGATACTAAAGACGAATCCAATTCTGGAAGCTTTTGGTAATGCCAAGACATTAAGGAATAACAACTCAAGTCGATTT GGAAAGCTGATCGAAATCCACTTCAGTGAAACTGGAAAAATATCGGGTGCCAAAATTCAAACCT TTTTGCTAGAAAAG TCAAGAGTTGTTCAATGTTCGGAGGGAGAAAGGTCATATCATATATTTTATCAACTTTGTGCTGGGGCTTCATCTAGCCTAAAAG ACAAATTGAACTTAAAGAATGCTGATGAGTTCAAGTATTTGAGGCAAAGTAATTGCTTTAAGATCTCCGGGGTTGATGATGCCGAACAATTTCGTATAGTACTG GACGCTCTGGACATTATTCATGTAAGGAAGGAAGATCAGGATAGCGTATTTGCAATGCTGGCTGCAGTACTATGGCTTGGAAATGTCTCATTTACTTCAGTTGATAGTGAAAATCATGTTGAACCAGTGATTGATGAAG GTCTAACCACTGTTGCCACATTGATTGGGTGCAAAGTGGAGGAACTGAAGCTGGCATTATCAACTCGAAAAATGAGAGTAGGGAGAAGAAATGATACAATCATTCAGAGACTCACTCTAGGACAG GCCATGGATACAAGAGATGCATTGGCAAAATCGATCTATTCATATTTGTTTGACTGGCTAGTGGAACAGATAAATAAATCACTAGCAGTTGGCAAGAGGCGTACAGGAAGATCTATCAGTATCCTTGATATTTATGGATTTGAATCATTTGAG cGAAATAGTTTTGAGCAGTTCTGCATTAACTATGCCAATGAGAGATTACAACAACACTTCAATCGCCACTTGTTTAAACTGGAGCAAGAG GAATACATTCAAGATGGCATTGACTGGGCAAAAGTTGATTTTGAAGACAATCAGGATTGCCTTAATCTGTTTGAGAAG AAACCATTAGGGTTACAGTCGCTGCTTGATGAGGAATCAACCTTTCCAAATGGTACAGATTTGAGCTTTGCAAATAAGCTCAAGCAACATCTAAGTTCAAATCCTTGTTTTCAAGGAGAAAGGGAGAAAGTTTTTCGAGTTTGCCATTATGCTGGAGAG GTTACATATGACACCACTGGTTTTCTTGAGAAGAACAGGGATTTACTCCATTTGGATTCAACCGAACTTCTTTCTTCTTGCACGTGCCCCCTTCCTCAGGCTTTTGCATCCAGCATGCGCAATCAATCTGAGAAGCCTGTAGTAGGGGCACTACATAAATCTGGTGGAGCGGATTCACAAAAATTAAGTGTTACGACAAAATTCAAG AGCCAACTGTTCCATTTAATGCAACGTCTTGAAAGCACGACTCCACACTTCATACGCTGTATAAAGCCCAACAACTTCCAATCTCCTGGTGGCTATAATCAAGGACTCATACTGCAACAGTTGCGGTGTTGTGGAGTCTTAGAAGTTGTCAGGATATCAAGATCTGGTTTTCCCACCAGAATGTCACATCAAAAGTTTGCCAGAAG GTATGGTTTTCTTCTATTAGAGCATGTAGCGTCTCAGGATCCGCTCAGTGTTTCAGTAGCTATTCTTCATCAGTTCAACATTCTCCTCGAGATGTACCAAGTTGGATACACGAAATTGTTTTTCCGAACCGGGCAG ATTGGGGTACTTGAAGATACCAGAAATCGCACTCTCCATGGGATATTGCATGTCCAGAGTTGCTTTAGAGGCCATCAGGCTCGTTGCCAGCTGAGGGAGTTTAGGAGAAGGATTGCCACGTTACAGTCAT TTATCCGCGGTGAAAGAGTTAGAAAGGAGTATGCAGGCATACTACGTAAGCATAGAGCAGCTATATCTATTCAAAAGCATACCAGAGCTAGGATTTCTAGGAAAAAGTTCAACAGAGTTAGGGAGGCAACTACCTCAATGCAATCAG TTATTCGCGGTTGGTTGGTCAGAAGATGCTCAGGAGACATAGGATTGGTGCAATTAGGAGGAAGAAAG TATAATGAGCCAGAAGAAGTGCTGGTAAAATCATCGTTCCTTGCCGAACTGCAACGCCGTGTTCTCCGGGCTGAGGCCGCCCTGCGAGAGAAAGAAGAGGAGAACGACATCCTTCACCAACGGCTTCAGCAGTACGATAATCGCTGGTCTGAATATGAGCTAAAAATGAAGTCTATGGAGGAGGTGTGGCAGAAGCAGATGAGATCGCTGCGGTCAAGCCTTTCCATTGCAAAGAAGAGCCTCACCTTCGATGATTCCAAGAGAAGTTCTGACGCCTCAGTAAATGAAACGGAAGAAAGAGAGTCTAGCCAGGACACGGGCAACAATCCGAGGATCCATGAAAACGGGGGAAGATCAACGAGCTCTGGGCTAAGTGTCATTGGCCGGCTGGCTGAAGAGTTCGAGCAGAGGAGTCAGGTATTTGGTGACGATGCCAAGTTCTTGGTGGAGGTGAAGTCGGGTCAGAGCGAGGCGAGCTTGGACCCGGATCATGAGCTCTGGAGGCTGAAGCAGATGTTCGAAGCGTGGAAGAAGGACTACGGGTCGAGATTGAGGGAGACGAAGGTGATACTGAACAAGCTCGGGGGCGAGGAGGGTTCGGCTGAGAAGGCGAGAAGGAAATGGTGGGGGAGGAGAAACAGCATGAAGATGACCTGA